DNA sequence from the Sulfurimonas sp. HSL3-1 genome:
GCGCAGCTTCGTCATCGCCGTCTGTCTGCTGATGCTCGCTAAGTACATCGCCTCCTCATGATGTTCTGACCCTCACTGGCAGCATTACTTTCAAACCCCTTCGTTCCCCATTGTCACTTTTTGCTACAATCAGTGAAGGAGTACAGACATTGTCGTCCGGATGCAACACCCCTCCGGATCAATCGCAGCGTATCTGCATTAGCAAGCAAGGAGAGCGCGATGGAACATGTTCAAGAAGTGTTAAAGACCTCCCTGGAGGAGCTTGAAAGGGTGCTGAGCACCAAAACGGTCGTCGGGGAGCCCTTCGTCATCGAAGGCAACACCCTCATCCCCCTCATCAGCATCGGGTTCGGGTTCGGTGCCGGCGGCAACATCGGCGGCAAAAAAAGCGGTGACGGCGGACAGGGCGCCGGCACGGGCGGCGGTGGCGGCATCCGGCCGGTGGCCCTCGTCATCATCAACAAGGAGGGCGTCAGGGTCGAACCCATCAAGAGCGGGATGGCCGGGGTCTTCGAACACCTCGGCGACACCCTCGCCAAGGCGATGAAGGAGAAAGAGGACGACGACGATTAGCGGCTGAACCATGCTAGTAGTTCTCTATCTCATCGCCTTTCTGCTCCTGTTCCTGCTCGCGTTGCTCGCCACTCCCGTCGAGCTGAGCCTGCAGCTGGAGAAGGAGGAGCGCTTCGACTACAAGGCCCGGCTGCACTGGTTTTTCGGGCTTGTTTCCGTCGACCTTACCGGGCTGGCAAAGAAAGCGGGCTCGATGAAAAAAGCGAAGCGCAAAAAGCGCAAAGCGCACAGGACAAAGTTCCCGGGCGGGAGTGTGTCGCCCCAGAGCGTCACCCGGCTTTTGCGGGGGCTGCGGCACAGCATTCATGTCAGGGAGCTTAGCCTTCACGGCCGTATCGGCCTGGGCGACCCGGCATGTACCGGTATGCTGATGGGTCTCTTGCAACCGCTCCTGCTGCCCGCGCGGCAGGTAAGCCTCGTCGCGGATTACGAGGAGGCCGTCTTCGAAGGGCGCTTCAGCGCAAGGGTCCGCCTTGTCCCCCTGCGGATCTTCGGCGTTTTGCTGCGCTTTTTCTTTGCGGGAAGGCGCTAGGATGATCACTGCGGCAGGGTGACCGTCCGCATTACCCACAGAAGAAAGGAGAATCCAATGCCCGCCGAGCGCACCGCTTCATCGCACCCCCTCTACCTCTGCGCCCCCGTCAACGCCCTCGTGGAGGGGATCTACGAGGAGAATATCCCCCTGGCCGAGATCAAACGCCACGGCGATTTCGGCCTGGGCACCTTCGACGACCTGGACGGGGAGATGGTGATGCTAGCAGGCGACGTCTACCAGATCACCGCCGACGGGGAGGCGCACGGCGTCGCCGACGCCAAACACACCCCCTTTGCCGTCGTCACCTTTTTCGAACCGACCTTCAGGGTGACTTTCGATGAGGCGATGGACTACGACACCTTCCTCGCGCGCCTCGACGCCCTGCTCCCCTCGCCCAACCTCTTCTACGCCCTCCGCATCCGCGGCCGCTTCGACCTGGTCCGGGCGCGCTCCGTCCCCAAGCAGCACAACTACCGGCCGCTCAGCGAAGCGGCCGCCGAACAGCACGAATTCCGCTTTGAGAACGCGGAGGGGTGCCTCGCCGGCTTCTACACGCCCGCGTTCATGGCCTCGCTCAACGTCCCCGGCCTGCACCTGCACTTCCTCACGCAGGACCGCCTCCGCGGCGGCCACCTGCTGGAGTGCCGCACCCGCGGCGTTACCGTCGAGGTGCAGATGCTCCACACCCTCGAACTCTCCCTCCCCATGACGCACGACTACCTGACCCGCGATTTCGGGCGAGACACGGCCGCAGACCTCGAGGCGGCGGAGAAGTAGCGCCCGGGAGAGATGCGATTTTCTGCTGTATTGACCGTAACCATCCCTCCGACCGCACTGGACAAATATAGAGCATCCTGCCGTGGCGCAGCATGCGGAGTCCCGGCAAAAGGGCCTTTTCACAGCCACTTTCCTTAAAATACAAAGAGTATAATATTCCACAAATATTTTTAAGGAAACCAATGACCCTCTGCACCGCCGCGCCCCTCCTCCCTTCCGAAAAGCACGCCCAATGAACAATGAAATCCGCATAGACGAACGCTACGTCTCCTTTGCGAACATCGACTGCTTCGAGAACGCCTGCCTCGTCATCGACCGCCTCCTTTATGTCACCGGCCAGGCCGAGCACGTCAACCTCTACTGGAAAAAGATCATCCCGACGATCCCCCAGGCCTACTACGACCGCGACCCGAAAGCCGATGAGAAAGAGGCCCTGCTCTACCTTGTCTGCTCCAACGTCTTCTACCTCGAAGAGCTCTTTGAGAACGAAGAGGACGAGGAGGGGCTCAATGCCCTGAAGCGCGCCGAACTGGAGTGCTGCTAGGCGGCAGCACAGCGCGCCCACTACCCACTACCCACTACCCACTACCCACTACCCATTACCTAATACCTAATACCTAATACCTAATACCTAATACCTAATACCCATCACCATCTTGACGAAAAGAAATATTTGCAATATACTTGTGTACTCAAATATATTGCAAGGATATTTCATGGCTTCAAAACTGGAATGGCTCTTCGCCTTCTCCTCCGCGCATGCGAAACTCTTCAAGCAGGTCGACCGGGCGCTCAGCGTCCACGGCATCAGCTTCTCGGAGTTTTACATCCTTCACCGGCTCCAAAATGAGCCGGGGCGGGCCATGCGGCGCATCGACCTGGCCGAAGAGGTCGGGATGAGCGCCTCGGGGATCACCCGGGCGCTGAACCCGCTGGAGAAGCTGGGGCTGGTGCAGAAAGAGAAAAACCCCAGGGACGCGCGGGTGAGCCTCGTCAAGCTCTCCGACACCGGGGTACAGCACTCCACCGACGCCCTGGCAACGGTGCAGTCAACCCTCGACACCCTGCTCTCGCCGCTGGAAGAGAGCGATATCGACGCCTGCATGGCAATCGCGGCAAAACTAAACTAAGGAGAGCACTATGCTGGACCCGGCAAAAAAACACCCCATGGTGATGCCCGACGGCACTGCCGTCCCGCAGGTCGTCTACCTGAGGGCGGTCATCGACCACCCCCGCATCGAGGTGGGTGAATTCAGCTACTACCACAATTTTGAAACGCTGGAGGACTACGCGGGCTATCTCGCCCCCTACCTCTTCCCCCTCAGCCTCGACAGGCTCATCATCGGCAAGTTCGTCCAGATCGCCCACGGGGTGCGCTTTATTACCAGTTCGGCCAACCACGCCATGGGCGGGTTCTCCACCTACCCCTTCGACAACTTCACGATGAACGCGGAGACGACGGGCGCCGATATCGTCGCCATGTTCGAAAAGTCCGGCAACCGCGGCGACACCGTCGTCGGCAACGACGTCTGGATCGGGCTGGGGGCCACGATCATGCCGGGGGTGACCATCGGCGACGGGGCGATCATCGGCAGCCATGCCGTCGTCGCAACAGATGTGGCCCCCTACACCGTCGTGGCGGGCAACCCGGCACGCCCCGTCCGCAAGCGCTTCGACGACGAGGTCACGGCGGCGCTGCTCGCCATCCGCTGGTGGGAGTGGCCGACCGCGAAGATCGAAAAGCACATCAACGTCATCACCGGCGGCGACATCGACGCGCTGAAACACTGCAGCCGGGAGAGCTGCTAATCCCTCTGCCGTTTCTCCAGCAGCTCGCGCCGGAACTTCTCCTGCGCCTCCTTGGCCCTCTCCCGCTCCGCGTCACGCTGCCGAATCCGCTCTTTGAAAACCGCCTCCTGCTTCTTCTGCTCGGCGGTCAGCTCTTTTTTCGGGACAGGCTTCTCCTCTTCATAGGGGACGATAACGCCGATGCTGACGGCGAAGGCCAGGCTGCCATAGAGCAGGAAAGCCGCTGCAAATACGCTCTTTTTCATACGCTGATCCTTTTGACTCTATGCACCCACGCATAGTAAAAACATTTTAGCCAACATCTTTTCATACACAAGCTTCGACACGTCGAAGCGCATTCAATCAAATTGAAAGTTGGCCTTGAGCGCTCCTTGTAAGCCATCCCGGAGGCACAAAGCCGGGAGGGATGAGCGATTCGTGAAAGGCCGCTTTTTGCGCTACTTTTTCTAAAAAAGTGGCAAAGAAATACTCTTCTCTATCTTTTCTTTTTACAAAGAAAAGAAACAAAAGAAAATCGTCGTTGCGCGAAGCGCACGCTTAACGACAAGTCGCCTATTGATCAATGCGCTTCGATGAATCGAAGCTAGTAGAAGGAAGAGAGCTTCGACACGTCGAAGCGCATCAATAAAATAGACCCTTGGGCCTTGAGCGCGATCCTTATAAGCCATCCCGGAGGCACAAAGCCGGGAGGGATGAGCGATTCGCGAAAGGCCGATTTTTATGCTACTTTTTCTAAAAAAGTGGCAAAGAGACTACTGTTCAATTGTCAGTCTAAATAATGAGAGGAATAGATCATATCTTCGTCTTCAGCCACTTCCGACCGGCAAAGATCTTCCAGAAGATGAAGCCTTTGATGAAGGTTTCCACCGTCATGATGATGTAGACGGCGATGATGCCAAATCCCAGTTTCATGGCGATGTAGGAGGGAATAACCCGCAGCAGCCAGAGGGCCGCAATATTGATCTTCAGCGGCGTGCGCGTGTCTCCCGCGCCGCGCAGGACGTTGCTGAGCACGAAGAGCACGGCCAGGGGCACCTGGGAGAGGCCGACGAGGCGCAGGTAGAACGACGCCTGCTGAACGGTCGCGGGATCGTGGGTGAACATCCGCACGAAGAGCTCCGGCCAGATGACCATGACAAGCCCGAATACTCCCATGAATGTCGCGGCGACTTTGAGGCTGTAGAGCCCCCCTTCATAGGCCTCTTCAGGGCGCTTCGCCCCCAGCTGCTGGCCGACGATGGCCATCGCCGCGACGGCGAAGCCAAACCCCGGCATAAAGGCGAGCCCCTCCACGCGCAGCCCCACCTGGTACCCCGCCAGCGCCGCCGTGCCATAAGAGGCGATGACCCAGATAAAGAGCAGGAAGGAGCTGACGGTGATGAGCCGTTCCAGCGCCGCGTGGCTGCCGACCTTGACGGCGCGCTTCAGGTCCGGCAGGTTCCACAGCGGCAGGAAATGCAGCCGCGCGTCGTGCCGCCGCAGCAACAGCAGGTAGAGCACGATGTTGAGGCCGTACGCCGCCACCGTCGCGTAGGCCGCCCCGGCGACGCCCATCGCGGGCAGCCCCCAGTGGCCGAAGATGAGCAGGTAGTCCAGCAGCGCATTGACCCCGGCGGAGGCGAGCTTGATGTAGAGGGAGCTCTTCGTATCACCCGCCGCGCTGAGCTGGTTGTAAAAGAGCGCGTCGAGGAAGATCAGGGGAAATCCAAGGGCGAGCGCGCCGAAATAGACGCCGCCGTAGTGCACGACGTCCTCACCCGTGCCAAGCAGGCGGTAAAACTCTTCGGCAAAGAGGGTACCGGCCGCGGTAAAGGGGAGCGAGAGCAGCAGGGAGAAAGCCCCCAGGGTGAAAAGAAGCGCGTTGGCCCTTTTGCGGCGCCGCGCACCGATAAGCCGCGCCGTCACGGCGTTGCCCCCGACGACGTAGAGGGTGATGACGACGTTGACGACCATGATGAACTGCATACTCGTCCCGACCGCCGCCAGGGCGGAGACGCTCAGTAGCCCTACCATCAGCATGTCGACGAGGATCTGCAGGACGTCGAGGAGGTGTTTGAAGGCCGCGGGCAGCGCCAGCCGCAGCACCTCGCGCAGGCGTGCGTTGGGGCGCAGAGACGTCAATACGGAGCGGGACGGTTGGTTCATTTAAAGTTGCTTCCTGCCTGCACCCGCCATCGGTGCGGCAATGGTTAAGATGGGTGTTAACGCGGCGGGAGGGCCGAGACGTGCAGGACGACGGAGCGCCTGCTGGAGCGTCTGTTCTCTATCACGCTGCCGCCGTGGGGGAAAAGCGGGTGCCATATGAGGGCGTCGCCGCTGCGGAAGGCGAACGCCTCCTCGCTCAATCCGGCCGCTTCGTACTGCCGCTTCAGCGTCTCCTGGTACCGGCGCCATGCGTCGGGATCCTGTGGCGGCATTGTATCGAAACGTTCGTAGAATCGGTACGGCAGTTTGTAGCGCTCGGCAGCGACCCGGTGGGCCCCTTTGACCCCCGTCAGCGTGCCGTTCTCCGGCGTCGTATCTTCCAGGGCGATCCAGATCCTGAAATAGGGCTCCCCCGGCATCACGTGAAAGACGGGAATGTCCCGGTGCAGCGGCTGCTGGCTCCCCTGCAAAAAGGTAATGGTCGTCCGCAGCGACGGCCCCAGGCCGAACAGCAGCTCCTGCAATTTGACGATCGTGCGTTCCGCGAAGAGCGCATTGATCTCGGGAATTTCATCGTGCAGCCCGATCAGGCGCGGGTAGGTGCCGTCGGCTTTTTTGTTCGCCGCCAGGGCTTTGACGTTGGCGACCGTCCAGTCGTCCAGCGCGTCGTTGACCTTCTCGACCGTCTCGTCGCCGATTGCATTCCGAAAGAGGTAGCAGCCGTCCGCGTTGAACTGCTCGACTATGGCCCTCTCCTCCTGTGAGAGACCGAGGTAGCGGGGGTGCTGGCGGTAGTTCTCGTATTCGAACCAATGTTTTTGTGCCGGCATCGGCCCTACTTTCACTGCACTGCTCCCCTCTCTATTGTCACACGTTGCAAACGCAAAGCAATTTCTGTTCGACCCCGCGTCAAAAGAGCGTCGGCTGCCGCAGCTGCCGGTAGAGTTCCAGCACGCCCGGAAGCCTCACCGCCCTGCCCAGCCGCCCCGCTTCCCAATAATCGGGTTTCAGCAGTTCATCGAAGAGCAGCTGCTTCTCCAACGGGTCGACGTAATCCACCATCTTAACATTATCGGGCCTGCCGCCGCGCAGACGGGTGACGAAAAGCTGCCGGGCGATCTGTTCGCGTTCGCGCTGGGTATAGACGGCGTCGATGACGTCGCGGTAGGTATTGTAGTCGTTGCCGGGAAGGCGGCTGCGGTTGTTCAGCATGGAGAGGTAGTGCTTCAGCTCCGGGGCGCGGAGCATGGCGACGAACGCATCGGGCAGGAGCGGTTCGGGCTCCTTGTAAAGCCCCAGGCCGGCTTCGCCGTAGAGCAGAATGCCTACATGCTCGAAGCGGTTGCCGAAAGTCTGCAGGTACTTAGGCAGGAATCGCTCGTCAAGGGCGACGTAGACGTGGTTGCTGAAACGGGAGTAGCCGTCAAGCTGGCGGTAGAGGCGGTCGAGGTTGTCCTTGTCGCTTTTGATCTCGACGGCGACGAGCGTTTCACTGTCGGAGAGGGCGAAGAGGTCCGGGCGGACATTTAAATTCCACTGCGTGAACTCGTGGATGATTGTCGTCCCCTCCCCGTAGCGCCCGCGCAAGAAAGTTTCGGCGGCCTCGCGCAGTTCGGCCTCGTTCGACGCCGGGGCGGGCCGCAGCTTGCGGTACTTGGCGAGGAAGCTTTTGTGGTCCCGGTCGCGGCGCTGGCGCGGGGTCATCGCCGCGTAGGCCTCATGCACGAAAGCTTCGTCGTCGCCCCCGCTGCAGTAATCGCGCAGCTGCTTGCGGCGCCGCGTCAGGCGGCGGGGAAGGAAGGGGTTGTCGCGCTGCTCTTCGAACAGGGCTTCGTCGGCGGCGATGGCATTGAGAAGCGCAAGGACTTCATTGGCGTTGACGGCATCCATGGCGCGATTATAGCGCGTCCCCGGGCGCGGCGGCGAAAAGATGGCAAGCGCGCCATGTGAGGGCTGCGGCCGGCTTCCAGGACGTTTCGGATCATCGGGAAGAGCGTTTCCGTCACCCGCTGTATGGTGCCGTTCAGAGCTTCGTGAGCCCCGTTTTCTGCAGCACCTTCAGCAGGCCGATGACGGCCATCGTCGCCAGGATCGCCCACTGCCAGTAGGCGAGCGCCTTCTGCGCCATGACGAAGTGGACCGTCACCAGCAGCAGGGCGACGTAGATGAGCTGGTGGTACCTGTAGAACCTGGCGAAGAGCTTGGGCAGGGAGGTAACGGCCATGAAAAGCAGGATGGCGAAGGCCGTCATCCCGAGATAGATAAAGGGCCGCTTCAGCGTCTCATCAAAGGCGGCGGCGGGATCGAGCTCCATGTCGAGGATGAGGAAGTTCGAGAAGTGCAGCAGGGCGTAGAAAAAGGCGAAGAGCCCCACCATGCGACGGTAACGCAGCAGCCGGATCTTCTTTCTCACCAGGGAGATGGTCGTCGTCGCGTAGAGCAGCGTCAAAGCGCTGTAGCCGGTCATGCTGTAGATGGCCTTGACGGGGTCTTCCGCCCCGCCGGCGAAGAGGCGGTAGAGCAGGAAGAGCAGCGGGGAGAGGCAGAGGAGGAAGAGGAGCGCTCTTTTCAAAACTGTTTCCTCAGGTCCATCCCCTTATAGAGGTGGGCGACCTCTTTCGCGTAGCCGTTGAACAGCTGCGTCGGCTGTTTGAAGAAGTGCCCCAGCACCCGTTCGCGCGCCTGGGACCAGCGGGGGTGGTCGACGCCGGGGTTGACGTTCGCGTAAAAGCCGTATTCGCGCGGGGCGTAGATGTTCCAGGTGTTCTGCGGCTGCGTATCGGTAAAAGTGATCCTCACGACCGACTTGATGCTTTTGAAGCCGTACTTCCACGGCACGACAAGGCGGATCGGCGCGCCGTTTTGCGGCGGGAGGGTGTGGCCGTAGAGGCCGACGGCCATCAGCGTCAGCGGGTGCATCGCCTCGTCCATGCGCAGCCCCTCGACGTAGGGATAGTCCAGGGTCGCCAGGAAGCCGCGGCCCTGGTCGGGGAACTGTGCGGGGTCGTACAGGGTCTCGAAACGGACGTATTTCGCCGAGGAGAGGGGTTTGGCCATGGCAATGAGCCTGGAGAGTTCGAACCCGATCCACGGCACGACCATCGACCACCCCTCCACGCAGCGGAAGCGGTAGATCCGCTCCTCCAGCGGCATCTGCTTCATCAGCTTCCAGACGTCCAGTTCGAGCGGCTGCTCAACCATCCCGTCGACGGTCAGTTTCCACGGCTCGCTTTTGAACCGCTTTGAGAGGGGCTTGACCCCCTCCTTGCTCGTCGTGAACTCGTAGAAGTTGTTGTAGGAGGTGATCTGCTCGTAGGTGTTGAGTTCGAGGTTCCCCGCGTTGGGGTCTTTGGCGTAGTCGAGGTTTGCGGCGGGCAGCTGCTCTTTCGCGGCCAGCTCCAGCACCGCCGCCGTGCTCACCAGGGTCGCCGCCCCCAGCTTCAGGAATTTCCGGCGTTCATCGAAGAGGGCCTCTTCCGTTACGTCGGCTTCGCGCGGCGGCCGGTTTTCGTATCGCTTGCGTTGCATGGTCGCTCCTTTTCGGGCGTTTTACCTTTACTACTACTATACGCCCGACGCATAAATAGTTCAAAAACGGCCGCGGCCGTGTTGGCGGAACAGATGCTACAATGGCGCAAACCAAACAGGGAGGCGGTATGAAGGAGCTGCGCTATCTTGCCCACTACCCCGAGACGCTCCAGGCCCAGGTGCGCCGCCTGATCGAGGGCGGGAAGCTCGGCGATTTTTTGCTGCAGAAGTACCCCGAAGCGCACACCCTCTCCACCGACGGCGCGCTCTACGACTACGCCGATGCCATGCGCAGTGCGCACATGCGCAACTCCCAGCCCCTGCACAAGGTCGTCTATGATACGAAGATCAGTGTCATAAACGACGCCCTGGGGATGCACACCCGCATCTCGAAGGTGCACGGCGGCCGGGTACGTTCCCGGCGGGAGATACGCATCGCCTCCCTTTTTAAAAGGGTGCCCGAGCCCTTTTTGCAGATGATCGTCGCCCACGAACTGGCCCACCTCAAAGAGCGCGACCACAACAAGGCCTTTTACAGCCTCTGCGAGCACATGGCTCCCGGCTACCACCAGCTGGAGTTCGACCTGCGCCTCTACCTCACCCACATGGAAAGCTTCGGGAAGCTCTACTGACCGCCGCCACATTACAAATGTGATACCGGGATATGTTCAATCCCGCAACCCTGCGGTAATGGCAGTGTAATACTGCTTCCCTACCATCTGCGGAATTTTCACATTCCGGAGTCTCACATGATCGGCAACCTCTACCCTCTTCTCCTCTCCACCGTTACGGCGGCGCTCCTGCTGAGCGCCTGCGGCGAGAGCGGCAACAGCAGCGCGGACAACGTCGGCGCCATCCCCGACGCCGGCGCGCTGCTGCCCTACAGCGTCCTGATGGACAACCTCGCAGACGGCGCGACCCCCGGCGAGACCTTCGGGATCCGCAACGGCGGTTTCGGTTCGGCGGCCGCCGCCGACCCGACGAACAAGAACCGCTTCTAC
Encoded proteins:
- a CDS encoding GerW family sporulation protein; its protein translation is MEHVQEVLKTSLEELERVLSTKTVVGEPFVIEGNTLIPLISIGFGFGAGGNIGGKKSGDGGQGAGTGGGGGIRPVALVIINKEGVRVEPIKSGMAGVFEHLGDTLAKAMKEKEDDDD
- the budA gene encoding acetolactate decarboxylase → MPAERTASSHPLYLCAPVNALVEGIYEENIPLAEIKRHGDFGLGTFDDLDGEMVMLAGDVYQITADGEAHGVADAKHTPFAVVTFFEPTFRVTFDEAMDYDTFLARLDALLPSPNLFYALRIRGRFDLVRARSVPKQHNYRPLSEAAAEQHEFRFENAEGCLAGFYTPAFMASLNVPGLHLHFLTQDRLRGGHLLECRTRGVTVEVQMLHTLELSLPMTHDYLTRDFGRDTAADLEAAEK
- the cowN gene encoding N(2)-fixation sustaining protein CowN, with protein sequence MNNEIRIDERYVSFANIDCFENACLVIDRLLYVTGQAEHVNLYWKKIIPTIPQAYYDRDPKADEKEALLYLVCSNVFYLEELFENEEDEEGLNALKRAELECC
- a CDS encoding MarR family winged helix-turn-helix transcriptional regulator, with the translated sequence MASKLEWLFAFSSAHAKLFKQVDRALSVHGISFSEFYILHRLQNEPGRAMRRIDLAEEVGMSASGITRALNPLEKLGLVQKEKNPRDARVSLVKLSDTGVQHSTDALATVQSTLDTLLSPLEESDIDACMAIAAKLN
- a CDS encoding CatB-related O-acetyltransferase, with the protein product MLDPAKKHPMVMPDGTAVPQVVYLRAVIDHPRIEVGEFSYYHNFETLEDYAGYLAPYLFPLSLDRLIIGKFVQIAHGVRFITSSANHAMGGFSTYPFDNFTMNAETTGADIVAMFEKSGNRGDTVVGNDVWIGLGATIMPGVTIGDGAIIGSHAVVATDVAPYTVVAGNPARPVRKRFDDEVTAALLAIRWWEWPTAKIEKHINVITGGDIDALKHCSRESC
- a CDS encoding MATE family efflux transporter; protein product: MNQPSRSVLTSLRPNARLREVLRLALPAAFKHLLDVLQILVDMLMVGLLSVSALAAVGTSMQFIMVVNVVITLYVVGGNAVTARLIGARRRKRANALLFTLGAFSLLLSLPFTAAGTLFAEEFYRLLGTGEDVVHYGGVYFGALALGFPLIFLDALFYNQLSAAGDTKSSLYIKLASAGVNALLDYLLIFGHWGLPAMGVAGAAYATVAAYGLNIVLYLLLLRRHDARLHFLPLWNLPDLKRAVKVGSHAALERLITVSSFLLFIWVIASYGTAALAGYQVGLRVEGLAFMPGFGFAVAAMAIVGQQLGAKRPEEAYEGGLYSLKVAATFMGVFGLVMVIWPELFVRMFTHDPATVQQASFYLRLVGLSQVPLAVLFVLSNVLRGAGDTRTPLKINIAALWLLRVIPSYIAMKLGFGIIAVYIIMTVETFIKGFIFWKIFAGRKWLKTKI
- a CDS encoding phytanoyl-CoA dioxygenase family protein, with the protein product MKVGPMPAQKHWFEYENYRQHPRYLGLSQEERAIVEQFNADGCYLFRNAIGDETVEKVNDALDDWTVANVKALAANKKADGTYPRLIGLHDEIPEINALFAERTIVKLQELLFGLGPSLRTTITFLQGSQQPLHRDIPVFHVMPGEPYFRIWIALEDTTPENGTLTGVKGAHRVAAERYKLPYRFYERFDTMPPQDPDAWRRYQETLKRQYEAAGLSEEAFAFRSGDALIWHPLFPHGGSVIENRRSSRRSVVLHVSALPPR
- a CDS encoding sce7726 family protein encodes the protein MDAVNANEVLALLNAIAADEALFEEQRDNPFLPRRLTRRRKQLRDYCSGGDDEAFVHEAYAAMTPRQRRDRDHKSFLAKYRKLRPAPASNEAELREAAETFLRGRYGEGTTIIHEFTQWNLNVRPDLFALSDSETLVAVEIKSDKDNLDRLYRQLDGYSRFSNHVYVALDERFLPKYLQTFGNRFEHVGILLYGEAGLGLYKEPEPLLPDAFVAMLRAPELKHYLSMLNNRSRLPGNDYNTYRDVIDAVYTQREREQIARQLFVTRLRGGRPDNVKMVDYVDPLEKQLLFDELLKPDYWEAGRLGRAVRLPGVLELYRQLRQPTLF
- a CDS encoding ferric reductase-like transmembrane domain-containing protein, with the protein product MKRALLFLLCLSPLLFLLYRLFAGGAEDPVKAIYSMTGYSALTLLYATTTISLVRKKIRLLRYRRMVGLFAFFYALLHFSNFLILDMELDPAAAFDETLKRPFIYLGMTAFAILLFMAVTSLPKLFARFYRYHQLIYVALLLVTVHFVMAQKALAYWQWAILATMAVIGLLKVLQKTGLTKL
- the msrP gene encoding protein-methionine-sulfoxide reductase catalytic subunit MsrP; its protein translation is MQRKRYENRPPREADVTEEALFDERRKFLKLGAATLVSTAAVLELAAKEQLPAANLDYAKDPNAGNLELNTYEQITSYNNFYEFTTSKEGVKPLSKRFKSEPWKLTVDGMVEQPLELDVWKLMKQMPLEERIYRFRCVEGWSMVVPWIGFELSRLIAMAKPLSSAKYVRFETLYDPAQFPDQGRGFLATLDYPYVEGLRMDEAMHPLTLMAVGLYGHTLPPQNGAPIRLVVPWKYGFKSIKSVVRITFTDTQPQNTWNIYAPREYGFYANVNPGVDHPRWSQARERVLGHFFKQPTQLFNGYAKEVAHLYKGMDLRKQF
- a CDS encoding YgjP-like metallopeptidase domain-containing protein; the encoded protein is MAQTKQGGGMKELRYLAHYPETLQAQVRRLIEGGKLGDFLLQKYPEAHTLSTDGALYDYADAMRSAHMRNSQPLHKVVYDTKISVINDALGMHTRISKVHGGRVRSRREIRIASLFKRVPEPFLQMIVAHELAHLKERDHNKAFYSLCEHMAPGYHQLEFDLRLYLTHMESFGKLY